The Humulus lupulus chromosome 4, drHumLupu1.1, whole genome shotgun sequence genome has a window encoding:
- the LOC133830935 gene encoding LEAF RUST 10 DISEASE-RESISTANCE LOCUS RECEPTOR-LIKE PROTEIN KINASE-like 1.2 isoform X5 produces MHILKLNNHFHICIFIIIFIFCEKHTLSVDQQFEACAPQTCGNGPNISYPFWISHQQESFCGYPNFRITCSKKNPVLRISNDDYIIKEIFYSNRSFLVANAAVYYEKCPVPQHNFSLELTPFNFASDHIDFSFFYNCTSKPTEYIYPFPVECYSNESHHSFAAFHKEALQQANFSLDACQSLVNVPAEIADGVEFTRLLKMKYTEVLKMGFFLNWTAHSCSRCEISGGRCGYNHNQFSCFCGDRPHMKACDDEKINFRVKSIIAAVAAVAGIILMGLVFFLYQHRNKKRNAPSYFLSRSISSNISSVKDIEKGSTYFGVHVFTYEELVEATNNFDSSKELGDGGFGTVYFGKLHDGREVAVKRLYESNCRRVEQFMNEVNILASLRHPNLVSLFGCTSRHSHGLLLVYEYIPNGTVADHLHGQRAKPGAVPWPIRLKIAIETACALTYLHASDIVHRDVKTTNILLDSSFSVKVADFGLSRLFPTHVTHVSTAPQGTPGYVDPEYHQCYQLTSKSDVYSFGVVLMELVSSMPAVDIARHRHDINLSTMAINRIQNHTLHEIVDPCLKFDTDSRVKQTIIAVAELAFQCLQNEKDMRPSMADVLEELKAIQSRAYDTKNAKNDSTEDDAVLLNCGPLSLSPDTVTISWSSRNTTPSASG; encoded by the exons ATGCACATCCTCAAACTCAACAACCATTTCCACATATGCATCTTCATCATCATTTTCATCTTTTGTGAGAAGCATACTCTTTCCGTAGACCAACAATTTGAGGCCTGCGCACCTCAAACATGCGGAAATGGACCAAACATTAGTTACCCTTTCTGGATTTCTCATCAACAAGAGTCTTTTTGTGGATATCCTAACTTTAGGATCACCTGCAGTAAAAAAAATCCTGTTCTTAGAATTTCCAATGATGATTATATCATCAAGGAGATATTTTACTCCAACCGCTCTTTTCTTGTAGCCAACGCTGCAGTTTACTACGAGAAATGCCCAGTTCCTCAACATAACTTCAGCCTTGAATTAACTCCATTTAACTTTGCTTCTGATCACATTGACTTTTCTTTCTTCTACAATTGTACCTCAAAGCCCACCGAGTACATCTATCCATTTCCAGTTGAATGTTATAGCAATGAAAGTCATCATTCATTTGCTGCTTTCCATAAGGAGGCATTGCAACAGGCAAACTTTTCGCTGGACGCATGCCAATCTTTAGTTAATGTGCCTGCTGAAATAGCTGATGGCGTAGAATTTACTAGGTTGCTCAAAATGAAATATACTGAAGTCTTAAAGATGGGATTCTTTTTGAATTGGACTGCACATAGTTGCAGCAGGTGCGAGATAAGTGGTGGCCGCTGTGGATATAATCATAATCAGTTTTCTTGTTTTTGTGGTGATCGACCTCACATGAAAGCCTGTGATGATG AAAAAATTAATTTTCGCGTCAAGAGTATCATAG ctgctgttgctgctgttgCTGGGATAATTCTGATGGGACTTGTGTTCTTTCTCTATCAACATCGCAACAAAAAAAGAAATGCTCCCTCATATTTTCTGTCTCGTAGCATTTCTTCAAATATCTCTTCGGTGAAGGATATTGAAAAGGGAAGCACTTACTTTGGAGTACATGTTTTCACCTATGAAGAGCTTGTAGAAGCCACAAATAATTTTGATTCATCCAAAGAACTTGGAGATGGAGGCTTCGGCACTGTATATTTTG GAAAACTACATGATGGCAGAGAAGTTGCGGTCAAGCGTCTCTACGAAAGCAATTGCAGGAGAGTAGAGCAGTTTATGAATGAAGTTAATATTTTAGCTAGCCTACGCCACCCAAATCTTGTTTCACTATTTGGCTGCACCTCCCGCCATAGCCATGGACTTCTTCTAGTATATGAGTACATTCCAAATGGAACTGTTGCTGATCATCTTCATGGGCAAAGAGCTAAGCCTGGTGCAGTTCCATGGCCTATTCGACTGAAGATTGCCATAGAAACAGCATGTGCATTGACATATCTCCATGCCTCTGATATTGTCCACCGTGATGTGAAGACAACTAATATACTCTTGGACAGTAGTTTTTCAGTTAAAGTTGCAGATTTTGGATTGTCTCGGCTCTTTCCAACACATGTCACTCATGTCTCAACTGCTCCACAAGGGACTCCAGGTTATGTTGATCCAGAGTATCACCAATGTTACCAGCTGACCAGCAAGAGTGATGTCTACagctttggggtggttttaaTGGAGCTTGTATCATCCATGCCTGCTGTTGACATAGCTAGGCACCGGCATGACATTAATCTGTCTACCATGGCCATCAATCGGATTCAAAATCACACATTACACGAGATTGTTGACCCATGTCTCAAGTTTGATACAGACTCTAGAGTGAAGCAAACAATAATAGCCGTAGCTGAATTAGCATTTCAGTGTCTTCAAAATGAAAAGGATATGAGACCATCTATGGCTGATGTACTGGAAGAACTAAAGGCCATACAGAGTAGAGCTTATGACACGAAGAATGCAAAGAATGATTCTACAGAAGATGATGCTGTGTTGCTAAACTGCGGTCCTTTGTCACTTTCGCCAGATACTGTTACAATAAGCTGGAGTAGCAGGAATACAACCCCAAGTGCAAGTGGTTAA